In the genome of Cyanobium sp. ATX 6F1, one region contains:
- a CDS encoding integron integrase translates to MTTNRPPRLMERYRQELVVRHYARRTVKTYEQWLRRFLHFHQMRHPREMGSAEVKAFLTHLAVDLQVSASTQNQALAALLFLYRVLLERDVELDGVARARTKQRLPVVLTVEEVRAVLRRLSGAEALVAGLLYGSGLRLQEALRLRVHDLDFGRHELMVRSGKGDKDRRALLPSSQTAALWQHLNGLRQIHQADLASGWGRVLLPHALARKYPNAPVEWGWHWVFPQHKRWRDPATGQEGRHHLDPSLIQKAVRRDVMAAGISKPATCHTLRHSFATHLLERGQDIRTIQELLGHSDVRTTMIYTHVLNHGTLGVRSPADLL, encoded by the coding sequence ATGACGACAAACCGGCCGCCCCGGCTGATGGAGCGGTACAGACAGGAACTTGTGGTGCGTCACTACGCCAGGCGCACGGTGAAGACCTACGAGCAATGGCTGAGACGCTTCCTGCATTTTCACCAGATGCGCCATCCGCGCGAGATGGGCAGCGCCGAGGTGAAAGCCTTCCTCACCCATCTGGCGGTCGATCTGCAGGTGAGCGCGTCGACGCAGAACCAGGCATTGGCAGCACTGTTGTTCCTGTACCGCGTGCTGCTGGAGAGAGATGTGGAACTTGATGGCGTGGCACGGGCGCGAACGAAACAACGTCTACCGGTGGTGCTCACCGTGGAAGAAGTACGCGCCGTGCTGAGACGGCTCAGCGGCGCTGAGGCACTGGTAGCGGGACTCCTGTATGGCAGCGGACTGAGGCTGCAGGAGGCGCTGCGCCTTCGCGTTCATGATCTGGATTTTGGGCGCCATGAACTGATGGTGCGCTCCGGCAAGGGTGACAAGGATCGCAGAGCGCTCCTGCCATCAAGCCAGACTGCTGCCCTTTGGCAGCACCTGAATGGCTTGCGCCAGATTCACCAGGCCGATCTTGCCTCAGGCTGGGGCCGAGTTCTTCTGCCCCATGCTCTGGCCAGAAAGTATCCCAACGCACCAGTGGAATGGGGCTGGCATTGGGTGTTCCCGCAGCACAAGCGCTGGCGCGATCCAGCCACAGGCCAGGAAGGTCGACATCACCTGGATCCTTCGTTGATCCAGAAAGCAGTCCGGCGGGATGTAATGGCGGCGGGCATCAGCAAACCAGCTACATGCCACACCCTCCGCCATTCATTCGCGACCCACCTTCTCGAACGCGGGCAGGACATCCGCACGATCCAGGAATTACTCGGTCACAGCGACGTGAGGACCACCATGATCTACACCCATGTACTGAACCACGGCACACTCGGCGTTCGAAGCCCGGCTGATCTTCTGTAA
- a CDS encoding multicopper oxidase domain-containing protein, which produces MALLSLLLGLALILGLALAVNGRSHQREYWIQAEEILWDYAPSYPINRMMGMPFRAEENTFVERRAGRIGRVYRKAVFRSYSAGYGAILDGPRGVQEAEPGADASPLRRPGSREEHLGNLGPILRAEVGDTLVVHLRNQTRFPVSLHPHGVLYDKASEGSPYADGSSPKDRTDDDVPPGASHTYQWQVPERAGPGPADPDSIVWPYHSHVNEVADTSAGLVGPIIIHRKGQLDENRRLPKGVDHEFVGLYAITDENQSLFLDSNIAEFINNESIDRSDEEFIESNLMHGINGFVYADLPGLTMRQGEHVRWYLLAMGTETDLHTPHWHGSTLLENGRRIDTTDIFPATSRTLDMVPDVPGVWMMHCHVNDHMVAGMQALFRVDPR; this is translated from the coding sequence TTGGCTTTGCTGTCGCTGCTTCTGGGGCTTGCCTTGATCCTCGGGCTTGCCCTTGCGGTCAACGGGCGTTCACACCAGCGCGAGTACTGGATTCAAGCGGAGGAGATCCTCTGGGACTACGCCCCCTCCTATCCCATCAACAGGATGATGGGGATGCCCTTCAGAGCTGAGGAGAACACCTTCGTTGAGCGACGAGCCGGGCGGATCGGCCGGGTCTACCGCAAGGCGGTCTTCCGCTCCTACAGCGCTGGCTACGGCGCAATTCTTGACGGCCCCAGGGGAGTGCAAGAAGCCGAACCTGGTGCTGATGCATCGCCTCTGCGCAGGCCAGGATCCCGTGAGGAGCACCTGGGGAACCTTGGCCCGATCCTGCGCGCGGAGGTTGGGGACACCCTCGTTGTTCATCTGCGGAATCAAACCCGCTTCCCGGTGAGCCTTCATCCCCACGGTGTTCTCTACGACAAGGCCAGCGAAGGTTCGCCCTATGCCGATGGGTCTTCGCCAAAAGATCGTACGGATGATGACGTGCCACCAGGTGCTTCCCACACCTACCAATGGCAGGTTCCAGAGCGCGCCGGCCCTGGGCCCGCTGATCCAGATTCCATCGTGTGGCCCTACCACTCCCACGTCAACGAAGTGGCCGACACCAGCGCCGGATTGGTGGGACCGATCATCATTCACAGGAAAGGCCAGCTGGATGAGAATCGCAGGCTTCCCAAGGGAGTGGATCATGAATTCGTGGGGCTTTACGCCATCACCGATGAAAACCAGAGCCTGTTCCTAGATTCCAATATTGCTGAGTTCATCAACAACGAATCCATCGACCGCAGCGATGAGGAGTTCATCGAAAGCAACCTCATGCATGGCATCAATGGCTTCGTCTATGCGGATCTTCCTGGACTCACCATGCGGCAGGGCGAGCATGTTCGCTGGTATCTGCTGGCGATGGGAACGGAAACGGACCTCCACACGCCCCACTGGCATGGCTCAACACTGCTGGAGAATGGCCGGCGCATCGACACCACCGACATCTTCCCCGCCACGAGCCGAACCCTGGACATGGTCCCTGATGTGCCCGGGGTGTGGATGATGCACTGCCATGTGAACGATCACATGGTGGCGGGGATGCAGGCCCTGTTCCGAGTGGATCCCCGCTGA
- a CDS encoding sodium/glutamate symporter, translating to MNDLAPMLLAAWQTWGATVLVAVAGLAVLLALGRLLGNALGLHLLGIPEALLAGAIGLAVAPTGLVPLVPEPVIALWSELPTALLTLVFACLLLGKPLPNPAGLWRPLSAQVLMALTLAFGQYLVAGLVVLLLLQPWLGVSPLMACLIEVAYEGGHGSAAAMGPIYADLGFPGGEALGLALSTVGLLAATLVGGLVVVLGRARGWLLADRQEPVVVPVSNDLPAEAAAIAKPSAQAVSSPGSAERWAVNLALTGVAVVMGYLLWTSLGLVADQLGGGFKLVIDALPVFPLALAGSLLVRLVLEKTGKGHWTSAPIQSLVSTLAADLLITAATACLDLSLLRHDWLPLTVLATVGLAWNLGVLLLLAPRILPAPWFERGIVEFGQGTGVAASGLLLLRMADPADDSDALPAFSIKQLILQPLIAGGVITVGAPLAVMSIGLPAWTALCLVLVVTWISLGLWLARR from the coding sequence ATGAACGATCTCGCCCCCATGCTCCTGGCGGCCTGGCAGACCTGGGGAGCCACCGTGCTGGTGGCGGTGGCGGGCCTGGCCGTGCTGCTGGCTCTGGGGCGACTGCTCGGCAACGCCCTGGGGCTGCACCTGCTGGGCATCCCCGAAGCTCTGCTGGCCGGGGCGATCGGACTGGCGGTGGCACCCACGGGCCTGGTGCCGCTGGTGCCCGAACCGGTGATCGCCCTGTGGTCGGAGCTGCCCACGGCGCTGCTGACGCTGGTGTTCGCCTGCCTGCTGCTGGGCAAGCCGCTGCCGAACCCGGCGGGGTTGTGGCGGCCGCTATCGGCGCAGGTGCTGATGGCGCTCACCCTCGCCTTCGGCCAGTACCTGGTAGCCGGGCTGGTGGTTCTGCTGCTGCTGCAACCCTGGCTGGGGGTGAGTCCGCTGATGGCCTGCCTCATTGAGGTGGCCTACGAGGGCGGCCACGGCTCAGCCGCGGCGATGGGGCCGATCTACGCCGATCTGGGCTTCCCGGGGGGCGAGGCCCTGGGGCTGGCGCTCTCCACGGTGGGGCTCCTGGCGGCCACGTTGGTAGGCGGGCTGGTGGTTGTCTTGGGGCGCGCCCGAGGCTGGCTGCTGGCAGACCGGCAGGAGCCTGTGGTCGTTCCGGTCTCGAACGACCTACCGGCAGAGGCTGCTGCGATCGCCAAGCCATCAGCTCAGGCTGTGTCCAGCCCCGGCAGCGCCGAGCGCTGGGCGGTGAACCTGGCCCTGACCGGGGTGGCGGTGGTGATGGGCTACCTGCTCTGGACCTCCCTGGGCTTGGTGGCGGATCAGCTGGGGGGTGGGTTCAAGCTGGTGATCGATGCCCTGCCGGTGTTCCCGCTGGCCCTGGCGGGTTCGCTGCTGGTGCGGTTGGTGCTGGAGAAGACCGGCAAGGGGCACTGGACCTCGGCGCCGATTCAGAGCCTGGTGAGCACCCTGGCGGCGGATCTGCTGATCACAGCGGCCACCGCCTGCCTGGATCTTTCACTCTTGCGGCACGACTGGCTACCTCTGACCGTGCTGGCGACGGTGGGGCTGGCCTGGAATCTGGGGGTGCTGCTGCTGCTGGCGCCAAGGATCCTGCCGGCCCCCTGGTTTGAGCGCGGGATTGTGGAGTTCGGCCAGGGCACGGGGGTGGCCGCCAGCGGATTGCTGTTGCTGCGCATGGCCGACCCCGCCGATGACTCCGACGCTCTGCCAGCGTTCTCGATCAAGCAGCTGATCCTGCAGCCCCTGATCGCCGGCGGTGTGATCACGGTGGGCGCACCGCTGGCGGTGATGAGCATCGGGCTGCCAGCCTGGACGGCGCTCTGCCTGGTGCTGGTGGTGACTTGGATCAGCCTGGGGCTGTGGCTGGCCCGCCGCTAG
- a CDS encoding PIN domain-containing protein → MKRTNYVLIDYESVQPSQLELLNRDGFVAYVFVGKVQTRLSFETVSAIQDLGERAKYIKISGAGPNALDFHIAFYIGQIGATDADAFFHIISKDKGFDPLIEHLRERKVFAVRSETIGEIPIIRASTAKTPKERMGLVVDRLKSGNSRPRTLASLSSSIDAILFKQVGEPDVQAVIDQMVKAGFVTLTDEKVSYKLIMDS, encoded by the coding sequence ATGAAGAGAACCAATTATGTCCTCATAGATTACGAGAGTGTTCAACCCAGCCAGCTTGAGCTGTTAAATAGAGATGGCTTTGTCGCCTATGTCTTTGTGGGAAAGGTGCAGACAAGACTCTCATTTGAGACCGTGTCTGCTATTCAAGACCTTGGTGAGCGCGCAAAGTACATAAAGATCTCCGGTGCGGGGCCCAACGCCCTTGACTTTCATATTGCATTTTACATAGGACAAATTGGCGCAACCGATGCAGATGCTTTCTTTCATATCATATCTAAGGATAAGGGTTTTGATCCGCTAATTGAGCACTTAAGGGAGCGAAAGGTGTTTGCGGTCCGGAGCGAGACGATTGGCGAAATTCCCATTATTCGAGCATCAACGGCAAAGACCCCGAAGGAACGCATGGGGCTGGTTGTTGATCGATTAAAATCCGGAAACTCAAGACCTCGGACGCTGGCTTCTCTAAGCTCTTCAATAGACGCTATCCTCTTCAAGCAGGTTGGGGAGCCAGACGTACAAGCCGTGATTGACCAGATGGTCAAGGCTGGATTCGTTACACTGACGGATGAAAAGGTTTCATACAAGCTCATCATGGATTCCTAA
- a CDS encoding type II toxin-antitoxin system RelE/ParE family toxin, which translates to MVEVRQTERFVRWLAGLRDLRARAKVQARIERLIGGNPGDVKPVGAGVSELRINYGPGYRVYYLQKGTELIILLAGGDKSSQAKDIDEALLLADNLTEET; encoded by the coding sequence ATGGTTGAGGTCCGCCAGACAGAGCGGTTCGTCCGATGGCTTGCGGGTCTCCGTGATCTGAGAGCCCGGGCGAAGGTTCAGGCCAGGATCGAGCGCCTCATCGGCGGCAATCCTGGTGACGTCAAGCCCGTTGGGGCTGGCGTGTCGGAATTGCGGATCAACTACGGCCCTGGATACAGGGTCTACTACCTGCAGAAGGGAACCGAGTTGATCATCCTTTTGGCTGGCGGAGACAAGAGCTCACAAGCCAAGGACATTGATGAGGCTCTTCTGTTGGCAGACAACCTGACAGAGGAGACCTGA
- a CDS encoding S9 family peptidase — translation MSDGRKPRAAPSAGIRPLPIELAVGLTPALKEPHWLQGRLFWLEQRPQEQGRTTLLVRQRPDAEAVELTPGPWNLRSRVHDYGGGVYALGEWHGASKEPERLAEPLAVFVHDGDRCLWRLDLGPTLAGGPGKAEGHAPPEPQRLTQPGARAFADGLIDGARRRWIGVMEEGGRDQLVAVDLAGGEPVRLHTPADFCGYAALSPSGRHLVWVEWQQPFMPWERSQLWLGRLEASGALVEARVIAGSGEADRHGISVFQPLWLPNGDLVVANDRSGWWNLERLAGADGLKAADRLETVPTIWQPLLEVEAEFAMPQWVYGMATTAWDGEQLVAAACRQGRWELGRIVLPEAPGASGRWQPLELPFDDLAHVVAEGGRLACIASGPTAGQGLLALELATGRWSHRPAGAKPLPAELISPPEPLWFAGYGNAPTHAWYHPPLGGAHSGSPLLVKGHSGPTAMARTGLNPVIPYWTSRGWGVVDVNYGGSTGFGRAYRERLDGQWGVVDVVDCAAAALALVAAGKADPERIAIEGGSAAGFTVLAALCFTDVFRAGACRYAVADLAAMAEDTHRFEARYLDGLVGPWPAARELYAQRSPLEHAGRIRCPVIFFQGLDDQVVPPEQTERMATALRANGIEAEVHLFPGEGHGFRSGAVQRQVLEASEAFFRRQFGLPALP, via the coding sequence TTGAGCGACGGGCGCAAGCCACGGGCGGCCCCCAGCGCCGGGATCCGGCCGCTGCCCATCGAGCTGGCGGTGGGCCTGACCCCGGCGCTGAAGGAACCCCACTGGCTCCAGGGCCGGCTGTTCTGGCTGGAGCAGCGACCCCAGGAGCAGGGCCGCACCACCCTGCTTGTGCGCCAGCGCCCCGATGCCGAGGCGGTGGAGCTGACACCGGGACCCTGGAACCTGCGCAGCCGCGTGCATGACTACGGCGGCGGGGTCTATGCCCTCGGTGAGTGGCACGGGGCCAGCAAGGAACCGGAACGTCTGGCGGAGCCCCTGGCGGTGTTCGTCCACGACGGCGACCGCTGCCTCTGGCGTCTTGACCTGGGCCCAACCCTCGCCGGCGGCCCAGGCAAGGCCGAGGGCCATGCGCCACCGGAACCCCAGCGACTCACCCAACCGGGTGCGCGCGCCTTCGCCGATGGCCTGATCGATGGCGCCCGCCGGCGCTGGATCGGGGTGATGGAAGAAGGCGGCCGCGACCAGCTGGTGGCGGTGGACCTGGCGGGGGGGGAACCGGTGCGGCTGCACACCCCTGCCGATTTCTGCGGCTACGCCGCCCTCAGCCCCTCCGGCCGGCACCTGGTGTGGGTGGAGTGGCAGCAGCCGTTCATGCCCTGGGAGCGCAGCCAGCTGTGGTTGGGCCGACTGGAGGCCAGCGGCGCCCTGGTGGAGGCCCGGGTGATCGCCGGATCGGGGGAAGCAGACCGCCATGGGATCTCCGTGTTCCAACCCCTGTGGCTGCCGAACGGGGATCTGGTGGTGGCCAACGACCGCAGCGGCTGGTGGAACCTGGAGCGCCTGGCGGGGGCTGATGGGCTGAAGGCCGCCGACCGGCTGGAGACGGTCCCCACCATCTGGCAGCCGCTGCTGGAGGTGGAGGCCGAATTCGCCATGCCCCAGTGGGTCTACGGCATGGCCACCACCGCCTGGGACGGGGAGCAGCTGGTGGCGGCCGCCTGCAGGCAGGGCCGCTGGGAGCTGGGACGGATCGTCCTTCCTGAAGCCCCTGGAGCCAGCGGCCGCTGGCAGCCCCTGGAGCTGCCCTTCGACGATCTGGCCCATGTGGTCGCCGAAGGCGGTCGGCTGGCCTGCATCGCCAGTGGTCCCACGGCGGGCCAGGGACTGCTGGCGCTGGAGCTGGCCACGGGCCGCTGGAGCCATCGGCCTGCCGGTGCGAAGCCCCTGCCGGCGGAACTGATCAGCCCACCCGAGCCCCTCTGGTTCGCGGGCTACGGCAACGCGCCCACCCACGCCTGGTACCACCCGCCCCTCGGGGGCGCGCATTCAGGCTCGCCCCTGCTGGTGAAGGGGCACAGCGGCCCCACGGCCATGGCGCGCACGGGCCTGAACCCCGTGATCCCCTACTGGACGTCGCGGGGGTGGGGAGTGGTGGATGTAAACTACGGCGGCTCCACGGGCTTCGGGCGCGCCTACCGCGAGCGGCTCGATGGCCAATGGGGCGTGGTGGATGTGGTCGACTGCGCCGCCGCCGCCTTGGCCCTGGTGGCAGCCGGCAAGGCGGACCCGGAGCGGATCGCGATCGAGGGGGGCAGCGCCGCGGGCTTCACGGTGCTGGCGGCCCTCTGCTTCACCGACGTGTTCCGCGCCGGCGCCTGCCGCTACGCCGTGGCCGATCTGGCGGCGATGGCCGAAGACACCCACCGCTTCGAGGCGCGCTACCTGGATGGGCTTGTGGGACCCTGGCCCGCGGCCAGGGAGCTCTATGCGCAACGTTCACCCCTGGAGCACGCCGGCCGGATCCGCTGCCCGGTGATCTTCTTCCAGGGCCTCGACGACCAGGTGGTGCCACCCGAGCAGACCGAGCGCATGGCCACCGCTTTGCGGGCCAACGGCATCGAGGCGGAGGTGCACCTGTTCCCCGGGGAGGGCCACGGCTTCCGCAGCGGAGCGGTGCAACGCCAGGTGCTGGAGGCCAGCGAAGCCTTCTTCCGCCGCCAGTTCGGCCTCCCCGCTCTCCCATGA
- a CDS encoding bifunctional aldolase/short-chain dehydrogenase — protein MPARNRWSDAGAAAAVERYGASGISEALALRTFTARLLGSDPELVLHGGGNTSVKTSVSGLLGESIPVLCVKGSGWDLATIEPPGHPAVRLEPLLALRALAALSDEDMVAAQRQNLIDPAAPNPSVEALLHAFLPHPFVDHTHSIALLALADQPDAEAVCRRIYGDRVAIVPYVMPGFALAKAAAEAYEAAAARAAEQGLELEGMVLLQHGLFSFGSTAKQSYERMIALVGEAERALGQVERSFQPLPLLSPAAPAAALLPLLRGALGRAAGAAGLRSHWLLDLRADGPALAVVNDQRLADWATRGVATPDHVIRTKARPLVLPPAPPAGDAEALTAWAAAAERALAAYIPDYQAYFARQNARVGGIKKPLDPLPRVLALPGLGLIGVGASAAAASVTADIAGAWAATLLAAEALGSFRPVGEDDTFDMEYWSLEQAKLGKGSEKPLARQVVLVTGGAGGIGAATARAFAAHGADLVVLDLDGEGAGATAAACGPLALGLGCDVTNPLAVRAAFAAACAHFGGLDIVVSNAGAAWSGPIAQLPDSDLRASFELNFFAHQHVAQAAVAVFEDQGFGGQLLFNVSKQALNPGPAFGAYGIAKAALLALMRQYALEGGPKGIRANGLNADRIRSGLLDDTMIQERAAARGLTEADYMGGNLLGQEVRASDVAEAFVALARMERTTGALLTVDGGNVAAMVR, from the coding sequence ATGCCCGCCCGTAACCGCTGGTCGGACGCCGGCGCCGCTGCGGCCGTTGAGCGCTATGGCGCCTCCGGAATTTCCGAGGCCCTGGCGCTGCGCACCTTCACGGCGCGGCTGCTGGGGTCCGATCCGGAGCTGGTGCTGCACGGCGGCGGCAACACCTCGGTGAAAACGAGCGTCTCGGGGCTGCTGGGGGAATCGATTCCGGTGCTGTGCGTCAAAGGCTCCGGCTGGGACCTCGCCACGATCGAGCCCCCCGGCCATCCCGCCGTGCGCCTGGAGCCGTTGCTCGCCCTGCGCGCCTTGGCGGCTTTGAGCGATGAGGACATGGTGGCGGCCCAGCGCCAGAACCTGATCGACCCGGCTGCCCCCAACCCCTCGGTGGAGGCGCTGCTGCACGCCTTCCTGCCCCATCCTTTCGTGGACCACACCCACTCGATCGCCCTGCTGGCGCTGGCGGATCAGCCCGACGCCGAAGCGGTCTGCCGCCGGATCTACGGCGATCGGGTGGCGATCGTGCCCTATGTGATGCCCGGTTTTGCCCTGGCCAAGGCGGCCGCGGAGGCCTATGAGGCGGCCGCGGCCCGGGCTGCTGAGCAGGGCCTGGAGCTGGAGGGGATGGTGCTGCTGCAGCACGGCCTCTTCTCCTTTGGATCCACGGCCAAGCAGAGCTACGAGCGGATGATTGCGCTGGTGGGGGAGGCCGAACGCGCCCTGGGCCAGGTGGAGCGCTCGTTCCAGCCGCTTCCCCTGCTGAGCCCCGCCGCTCCTGCGGCGGCGTTGCTGCCGTTGTTGCGCGGGGCCCTGGGCCGGGCCGCCGGCGCCGCAGGCCTCCGCTCCCACTGGCTGTTGGATCTGCGCGCCGATGGGCCCGCCCTCGCTGTGGTCAACGACCAGCGCCTGGCTGACTGGGCCACCCGGGGCGTTGCCACCCCCGACCACGTGATCCGCACCAAGGCCCGCCCCCTGGTGCTGCCGCCCGCACCGCCCGCCGGCGACGCCGAGGCCTTAACTGCCTGGGCCGCCGCCGCAGAGCGGGCCCTGGCGGCTTACATCCCCGACTACCAGGCCTACTTCGCGCGCCAGAACGCCCGCGTCGGCGGGATCAAAAAGCCCCTTGATCCCCTGCCCCGGGTGCTGGCCCTGCCGGGGCTGGGCCTGATTGGGGTGGGGGCCAGCGCCGCCGCCGCTTCTGTCACCGCCGACATCGCCGGCGCCTGGGCCGCCACCCTGCTGGCCGCCGAAGCCCTTGGCTCCTTTCGGCCCGTGGGCGAAGACGACACCTTCGACATGGAGTACTGGAGCCTGGAGCAGGCCAAGCTAGGCAAGGGCTCCGAAAAACCCTTGGCCCGTCAGGTGGTGCTGGTCACCGGCGGGGCCGGCGGCATCGGCGCCGCCACCGCCCGGGCCTTCGCGGCCCACGGGGCCGATCTGGTGGTGCTCGACCTCGATGGCGAAGGGGCAGGGGCCACGGCGGCCGCCTGCGGGCCGCTGGCCCTGGGCCTGGGGTGTGATGTCACCAATCCGTTGGCGGTGCGCGCCGCCTTCGCCGCCGCCTGCGCCCACTTCGGTGGCCTCGACATCGTCGTTTCCAACGCCGGGGCCGCCTGGAGTGGCCCGATCGCCCAGCTCCCTGACAGCGACCTGCGCGCCAGCTTCGAGCTCAACTTTTTCGCCCACCAGCACGTGGCCCAGGCGGCGGTGGCGGTGTTCGAAGACCAGGGCTTCGGCGGCCAGCTCTTGTTCAATGTCTCCAAGCAGGCCCTCAACCCCGGCCCCGCGTTCGGCGCCTACGGCATCGCCAAGGCGGCCCTGCTGGCCCTCATGCGCCAATACGCCCTCGAGGGTGGCCCCAAGGGGATCCGCGCCAACGGCCTCAACGCCGATCGCATCCGCTCCGGCCTGCTCGACGACACCATGATCCAGGAGCGCGCCGCCGCCAGGGGTCTCACGGAGGCGGACTACATGGGCGGCAATCTGCTCGGCCAGGAGGTGCGCGCCAGCGATGTGGCTGAGGCCTTCGTGGCTTTGGCGCGGATGGAACGCACCACCGGCGCCCTGCTCACGGTCGACGGCGGCAACGTGGCGGCCATGGTGCGTTAG
- a CDS encoding BrnA antitoxin family protein, producing MPTLEEDQLITEAAESDPDALPLTDEQMSAMVPMRVLRGRPKLAYKKQLVSIRYSPEVIDYFRASGAGWQARMDAVLKEYVEAHATVDAKGA from the coding sequence ATGCCGACACTTGAGGAGGATCAGTTGATTACAGAGGCAGCGGAATCAGATCCTGATGCCCTTCCGCTTACAGACGAACAGATGAGCGCGATGGTCCCCATGCGAGTGCTGCGCGGCCGTCCAAAGTTGGCATATAAAAAGCAGCTGGTTTCAATCCGATATAGTCCTGAAGTTATTGACTATTTCAGAGCTTCTGGAGCTGGCTGGCAAGCCCGTATGGATGCTGTGCTTAAGGAATATGTCGAAGCTCACGCCACTGTCGATGCGAAGGGTGCCTAA
- a CDS encoding addiction module antidote protein, protein MKTTTIPYDVAEQLRTPEEMAAYLEACIEEADGDAAFIAKALGDIARAQGMTQVARDSGLSRESLYKALSGERSPSFDTILKVVTALGLKLSASVRSEEELT, encoded by the coding sequence ATGAAAACCACGACCATCCCGTACGACGTTGCCGAGCAACTCCGAACACCTGAGGAGATGGCGGCCTACCTGGAAGCCTGCATCGAGGAGGCGGATGGAGATGCTGCCTTCATTGCCAAGGCCCTGGGCGATATTGCACGGGCCCAGGGGATGACCCAGGTGGCCAGAGACTCAGGACTTTCCCGGGAGAGCCTCTACAAGGCTTTGTCTGGAGAGCGCAGCCCTAGCTTTGACACCATCCTGAAGGTGGTCACGGCTCTGGGTCTGAAGTTGAGCGCGAGTGTGAGAAGCGAAGAGGAGCTGACTTGA
- a CDS encoding gamma-glutamylcyclotransferase family protein, translated as MLNFAYGSNMLVRRLRERVPSAMPLGRAVLRGYELRWHKRGKDGSGKCDVWATDRAEAQVHGVLFELAATEKPRLDHAEGLGVGYDDQVIEVTCNGHILQAQVYVATPTHIDPSIQPFSWYRALVLAGAREHRLPPAYIQGIEAVAAIHDPDPERQAIHDALIRAAQPWLEADLP; from the coding sequence GTGTTGAATTTCGCCTACGGCTCCAACATGCTCGTTCGACGTCTGCGGGAGCGCGTCCCCTCGGCGATGCCCCTGGGGCGGGCCGTGCTCCGGGGCTACGAGTTGCGCTGGCACAAGCGCGGCAAGGACGGCTCCGGGAAGTGCGATGTGTGGGCCACGGACCGGGCGGAGGCGCAGGTCCATGGTGTGCTCTTTGAACTGGCCGCCACCGAGAAGCCACGGCTGGATCACGCCGAGGGGCTTGGCGTCGGCTACGACGACCAGGTGATCGAGGTGACATGCAACGGCCACATCCTCCAGGCCCAGGTGTATGTCGCCACCCCCACCCACATCGACCCTTCGATCCAACCATTCAGCTGGTATCGAGCGCTCGTGCTCGCCGGCGCCCGCGAACACAGGCTGCCACCCGCCTACATCCAAGGGATTGAGGCCGTTGCCGCCATCCACGACCCGGACCCTGAGCGGCAGGCCATCCATGACGCCCTGATCCGGGCCGCTCAACCCTGGCTGGAGGCCGACCTGCCTTGA